A DNA window from Pseudarthrobacter sp. W1I19 contains the following coding sequences:
- a CDS encoding NAD(P)/FAD-dependent oxidoreductase, with the protein MATTPELQDRPRVLVVGGGYVGLYVALKLQKKIANAGGIVTLVDPLPYMTYQPFLPEVAGGNIEARHAVVSHRKHLQQTELIQGRVTSIDHENRTAVVAPADGGAPFEVPYFDVVLAAGAITRTFPIKGLADKGIGLKTIEEAVALRNKLLERIELASTMTDPAARAKALTFVVVGGGFAGIECITEMEDLARAAVRNNPRIKQEEVRFVLVEAMGRIMPEVTAKQAEWVVEHLRSRGIEVLLNTSLDSAEGTLKLINLPDKSPAQEFEADTLVWTAGVQANPMVRSTDFPLEPRGRVRVLPDLRIAGDEGIIDNAWAAGDIAAVPDLTGKGLPDGTCVPNAQHALRQAKRLAKNLWASRWDKPLKDYKHKNLGAVAGFGEWKGVANINLVGSIGLKGGLAWLAHRGYHGLAMPTFERKFRVIFNWILAFFAGRDTTQLLDLDNPRGAFVAAATPAPKPAAAPAVDAAPPAGAAGSAEKTKVDPKEAVTANAK; encoded by the coding sequence ATGGCAACCACCCCAGAGCTCCAGGACCGTCCCCGGGTACTCGTCGTCGGCGGCGGGTACGTCGGCCTGTACGTAGCACTCAAACTGCAGAAGAAGATCGCGAATGCCGGTGGCATCGTCACCCTCGTGGATCCACTGCCCTACATGACCTACCAGCCGTTCCTGCCCGAGGTGGCCGGCGGCAACATCGAGGCCCGCCATGCCGTGGTCTCCCACCGCAAGCACCTCCAGCAGACCGAACTGATCCAGGGCCGCGTCACCTCGATCGACCACGAAAACCGCACCGCGGTAGTGGCTCCCGCTGATGGCGGCGCACCTTTCGAGGTTCCCTATTTCGACGTCGTCCTGGCCGCCGGCGCCATCACCCGCACCTTCCCCATCAAGGGCCTCGCTGACAAGGGCATTGGCCTGAAGACCATCGAGGAAGCCGTTGCCCTGCGCAACAAGCTCCTGGAGCGCATCGAACTTGCCTCCACCATGACCGACCCCGCTGCCCGCGCCAAGGCCCTCACCTTCGTGGTGGTGGGCGGCGGTTTTGCCGGCATCGAGTGCATCACCGAGATGGAGGACCTGGCCCGCGCCGCGGTCCGCAACAACCCGCGCATCAAGCAGGAGGAAGTCCGCTTCGTGCTGGTCGAAGCCATGGGCCGGATCATGCCGGAAGTTACCGCCAAGCAGGCAGAATGGGTTGTGGAGCACCTCCGCAGCCGCGGCATCGAGGTGCTGCTGAACACCTCGCTGGACAGCGCCGAAGGCACCCTCAAGCTCATCAACCTGCCGGACAAGTCCCCGGCGCAGGAATTCGAAGCGGACACCCTGGTGTGGACCGCAGGCGTGCAGGCCAACCCCATGGTCCGCTCCACCGACTTCCCGCTCGAGCCCCGCGGCCGCGTGCGTGTCCTTCCGGACCTGCGCATCGCCGGTGACGAAGGCATCATCGACAACGCCTGGGCTGCCGGCGACATCGCCGCCGTTCCGGACCTCACCGGCAAGGGCCTCCCTGACGGCACCTGCGTCCCCAACGCCCAGCACGCACTCCGCCAGGCCAAGCGCCTCGCCAAGAACCTGTGGGCCTCCCGTTGGGACAAGCCGCTCAAGGATTACAAGCACAAGAACCTGGGAGCCGTTGCCGGCTTCGGCGAGTGGAAGGGTGTTGCCAACATCAACCTCGTGGGCAGCATTGGCCTCAAGGGCGGGCTCGCCTGGCTGGCACACCGTGGCTACCACGGCCTGGCCATGCCCACGTTCGAGCGCAAGTTCCGTGTGATCTTCAACTGGATCCTCGCCTTCTTCGCCGGCCGCGACACCACGCAGCTGCTGGACCTGGACAACCCCCGCGGCGCCTTCGTGGCAGCAGCCACCCCGGCTCCCAAGCCCGCGGCCGCACCTGCTGTCGACGCCGCGCCGCCGGCAGGCGCTGCAGGATCAGCGGAAAAGACGAAGGTTGATCCCAAGGAAGCCGTTACGGCCAACGCCAAGTAA
- a CDS encoding S8 family serine peptidase, whose product MQKHETGTTPLLGRAGTALLALLLAACCLGTGLFTAPDAQADEWRDKQYWLAESGITKAWEVSRGAGVKVAVIDSGVDAKHPDLKGAVVGGYDASGSGQPDGQKVVGSKTEHGTLVATMLAGRGHQPANATASPSPGPSGLPPDGIVGVAPEAQILSVSTWLGSTNPSGKSDQDQIPEAVRWAVDNGAKVINISLGSTTPQWPQSWDAAFLYAEQKDVVIVAAAGNRVGGNIQVGAPATIPGVLTVAGLDRKGTASVDASSQGISIGVAAPAENLLGGVPGGSYAEWAGTSGSTPIVAGVAALIRSKWPDMSAKQVINRIVATAKDSGAPGKDPLYGFGVLNAEAALKDDVPEVSANPLGSIAEWIRVHRRGNLATPAPVPTAEVPSAVPTLPEATVPAVKAPSQRDSALGAAVVIGFGLLFVAIIAAAVIQLRRAARNPGELREEPDTGVVDRVDSGRQT is encoded by the coding sequence ATGCAGAAACACGAAACCGGGACAACTCCATTGCTCGGGCGGGCCGGCACAGCCCTTCTCGCACTGCTCCTGGCCGCCTGCTGCCTGGGAACAGGACTCTTCACCGCACCCGATGCCCAGGCGGACGAGTGGCGCGACAAGCAGTACTGGCTGGCTGAATCCGGAATCACCAAGGCCTGGGAGGTCTCCAGGGGCGCCGGCGTCAAGGTGGCCGTGATCGACAGCGGCGTGGACGCCAAGCACCCCGACCTCAAGGGCGCAGTGGTGGGCGGTTACGACGCTTCCGGCTCAGGGCAACCCGACGGCCAAAAAGTGGTGGGGTCCAAGACCGAACACGGCACCCTGGTGGCCACCATGCTTGCCGGACGCGGCCACCAGCCTGCCAACGCCACGGCCAGTCCGTCACCGGGACCATCAGGACTTCCGCCGGACGGAATCGTGGGCGTGGCCCCGGAAGCGCAGATCCTGTCTGTCTCCACCTGGCTGGGCTCAACGAACCCCTCCGGCAAGAGCGACCAGGACCAGATCCCCGAAGCCGTCCGCTGGGCCGTGGACAACGGTGCCAAGGTCATCAACATCTCCCTTGGCAGCACCACTCCGCAGTGGCCGCAGAGCTGGGACGCCGCCTTCCTCTACGCCGAACAAAAAGACGTGGTGATCGTGGCCGCTGCCGGCAACCGGGTGGGCGGCAACATCCAGGTGGGCGCGCCTGCCACTATTCCGGGCGTCCTTACCGTCGCCGGACTGGACCGCAAGGGAACCGCGTCCGTTGACGCATCCTCGCAGGGCATCAGCATCGGCGTTGCGGCGCCGGCCGAAAATCTGCTGGGCGGCGTTCCCGGCGGCAGCTACGCGGAATGGGCCGGAACCTCCGGCTCCACCCCCATAGTTGCCGGCGTTGCCGCACTGATCCGGTCCAAGTGGCCGGACATGAGCGCCAAGCAGGTCATCAACAGGATTGTTGCCACGGCCAAGGACTCGGGTGCCCCCGGCAAGGATCCGCTCTACGGGTTTGGTGTGCTGAACGCCGAGGCAGCTCTCAAGGACGACGTTCCCGAGGTATCGGCCAACCCGCTGGGTTCCATCGCCGAATGGATCAGGGTCCACCGCCGCGGAAACCTGGCCACACCCGCGCCCGTGCCCACCGCGGAGGTCCCCAGCGCAGTACCCACCCTGCCCGAGGCCACCGTGCCCGCAGTGAAGGCTCCCTCCCAGCGGGACAGTGCCCTGGGCGCCGCCGTCGTGATCGGTTTTGGCCTGCTGTTTGTGGCCATTATCGCGGCAGCGGTCATCCAGCTGAGGCGGGCCGCCAGGAACCCGGGCGAACTGCGGGAGGAGCCCGATACCGGGGTGGTGGACAGGGTGGATTCGGGCCGGCAAACCTAG
- a CDS encoding Ppx/GppA phosphatase family protein, with protein sequence MTRVAAIDCGTNSIRLLIADIGHSHGTTTLTDVVREMRVVRLGQGVDATGELAPEALERTFAATADYARLIKEHVAVKVRFVATSASRDARNRDVFVDGIRTLLGVEPEVITGDEEAALSFAGASSVLPILDGQEVLVVDLGGGSTEFVLGTAAGVTAAKSVDIGCVRLTERHLRQDPPTAEQIAAAQADVDNAIALAQQDVPLERATAVVGVAGSITTITAHAMRLREYSPEAIHGTGLPLDTVRAAANDLLAMDRADRAALPYMHPGRVDVIGAGGLVWGRILERLGELTGGRITSATASEHDILDGIALSIG encoded by the coding sequence GTGACGCGCGTCGCGGCCATCGACTGCGGCACCAACTCCATCCGCCTCCTGATCGCAGACATCGGGCACAGCCACGGCACCACCACCCTCACCGACGTTGTGCGCGAAATGCGTGTGGTCCGGCTGGGCCAGGGCGTGGACGCCACCGGCGAACTGGCCCCCGAGGCCCTGGAGCGCACCTTCGCAGCCACCGCCGATTACGCCCGGCTCATCAAGGAACATGTTGCGGTCAAAGTACGCTTCGTCGCTACCTCGGCCAGCCGCGACGCCCGCAACCGGGACGTCTTCGTGGACGGCATCCGCACCCTCCTCGGCGTGGAACCCGAGGTCATCACCGGAGATGAGGAAGCCGCGCTGTCCTTTGCCGGCGCCAGCAGCGTCCTGCCCATCCTGGACGGCCAGGAAGTGCTGGTGGTGGACCTCGGCGGCGGAAGCACCGAGTTCGTCCTCGGCACCGCGGCCGGGGTCACGGCGGCCAAATCCGTGGACATCGGCTGTGTCCGCCTCACCGAACGCCACCTGCGCCAGGACCCGCCCACGGCGGAACAGATCGCGGCCGCCCAGGCCGACGTGGACAACGCCATCGCCCTCGCTCAGCAGGACGTTCCGCTGGAACGCGCCACCGCCGTCGTCGGCGTTGCCGGCTCCATCACCACCATTACCGCGCACGCCATGCGGCTCCGCGAATATTCGCCGGAGGCGATCCACGGCACCGGACTGCCCCTGGATACTGTCCGCGCCGCCGCCAACGACCTGCTGGCAATGGACCGCGCGGACCGCGCCGCCCTGCCCTACATGCACCCGGGCCGGGTGGACGTCATCGGTGCAGGCGGACTGGTGTGGGGCCGGATCCTCGAACGGCTCGGCGAGCTGACCGGAGGCCGTATCACCAGCGCGACAGCCAGCGAACACGACATTCTCGACGGCATCGCCCTGAGCATCGGCTGA
- a CDS encoding DUF501 domain-containing protein produces the protein MEPYTAAARDESRQPSPQDLEVLSRQLGRPVRDVVEIPARCVCGNPLVAATAPRLGNGTPFPTTFYLTHPVITSAVSRLEAAGVMNEMNDQLAGDEELAAAYRSAHEAYLAARAAIGERSGIGAVPEIDGISAGGMPTRVKCLHVLVGHSLAAGPGVNPLGDQAITAISEWWTADRCYCGGAWDTSGEAPSKDLSRHGPQGLPDIVGRPAPVRKASGTTAGTSGVDQ, from the coding sequence GTGGAACCCTACACGGCAGCCGCCCGGGACGAATCCCGCCAACCATCACCGCAGGACCTGGAAGTACTGAGCCGCCAACTGGGACGGCCGGTCCGTGACGTAGTGGAAATTCCTGCACGGTGCGTCTGCGGCAACCCGCTGGTGGCGGCCACCGCTCCGCGGCTGGGCAACGGAACACCCTTCCCCACCACGTTTTACCTCACGCACCCCGTCATCACCTCCGCCGTCTCCAGGCTGGAAGCGGCAGGAGTGATGAATGAGATGAATGATCAGCTTGCCGGCGACGAGGAACTGGCCGCTGCCTACCGTAGCGCCCATGAGGCATACCTGGCCGCCCGCGCTGCCATCGGCGAGCGTTCAGGCATCGGTGCAGTTCCTGAAATCGACGGTATCTCCGCCGGCGGCATGCCCACCCGGGTCAAATGCCTCCACGTCCTGGTGGGCCACTCGCTGGCCGCCGGTCCCGGGGTCAACCCCCTCGGAGACCAGGCCATCACCGCCATCAGCGAGTGGTGGACCGCGGACAGGTGCTACTGCGGCGGGGCGTGGGACACCTCCGGGGAGGCGCCCTCCAAGGACTTGAGCCGCCACGGCCCGCAGGGGCTGCCTGACATCGTGGGCCGGCCCGCTCCCGTCCGGAAGGCCTCCGGCACAACAGCAGGCACTTCAGGGGTGGACCAGTGA
- a CDS encoding septum formation initiator family protein, with protein MATRRPKVPKVASSRSGTTQATHETADVIRADFGSAKGKPGTAAAGREAPGTARTGHRTAGADNAPRPPSANASAKRSDGGGKRTGAHGVSRTAGTDLAEEQQPVPAKAFSGRMLALAVVMIAITIMLAPTVKIFFDKRAEIAALNADIAAREAEGNRLRQQVSRWQDPNYVKQQARDRINMVMPGETGYWVFGSDLPAGESGSQTGAAAQDPADLPWVDSLWESITRAATD; from the coding sequence ATGGCTACCCGCCGTCCCAAAGTTCCCAAGGTTGCCTCATCCCGGTCCGGCACAACACAGGCAACGCATGAGACCGCCGACGTCATCCGCGCTGATTTTGGTTCGGCCAAAGGAAAACCGGGCACCGCCGCAGCCGGCCGCGAAGCACCGGGAACCGCAAGGACAGGCCACCGAACAGCGGGAGCGGACAACGCCCCGCGGCCACCGTCTGCAAACGCGTCTGCAAAAAGGTCCGACGGCGGCGGGAAGAGGACCGGCGCCCACGGCGTTTCCCGGACGGCCGGCACAGACCTGGCGGAGGAGCAGCAGCCCGTACCGGCCAAGGCGTTCTCCGGACGTATGCTCGCACTGGCCGTGGTGATGATTGCCATCACCATCATGCTGGCGCCCACGGTGAAGATCTTCTTCGACAAGAGGGCTGAAATAGCGGCCCTGAACGCCGATATCGCTGCCCGTGAGGCCGAAGGCAACAGACTGCGGCAGCAGGTCTCCCGCTGGCAGGACCCCAACTACGTGAAACAGCAGGCCCGCGACCGCATTAACATGGTTATGCCGGGTGAAACCGGCTACTGGGTCTTCGGCAGCGATCTGCCGGCCGGAGAAAGCGGTAGCCAGACCGGTGCAGCAGCACAAGACCCCGCCGATCTGCCGTGGGTGGATTCCCTGTGGGAGTCCATCACGCGCGCGGCCACAGACTGA
- the eno gene encoding phosphopyruvate hydratase has translation MALIDAIHAREILDSRGNPTVEVEVLLSDGQIGRAAVPSGASTGEHEAVELRDGDKGRYLGKGVQKAVDAIIDQIAPALTGFDATDQRSIDQAMLDLDGTPNKGKLGANAILGVSLAVANAAAASADLPLYKYLGGPNAHVLPVPLMNILNGGSHADSDVDIQEFMIAPIGAETFSEGLRWGVEVYHNLKSVLKEKGLSTGLGDEGGFAPNLPSNRAALDLIQEAIKNAGYTPGKDIALALDVASSEFFKDGAYQFEGKSLSATEMSAYYAELVADYPLVSIEDPLDENDWEGWKTLTDSIGDKVQLVGDDLFVTNPSILQRGIDTKTANSLLVKVNQIGSLTETLDAVSLAQRAGYTTITSHRSGETEDTTIADISVATNAGQIKTGAPARSERVAKYNQLLRIEEELDDAARYAGRSAFPRFKG, from the coding sequence ATGGCGCTTATCGATGCCATCCACGCCCGCGAGATCCTCGATTCCCGCGGCAACCCGACCGTAGAAGTTGAAGTTCTGCTTTCCGATGGCCAGATCGGCCGCGCGGCGGTTCCTTCCGGTGCTTCCACCGGCGAGCACGAGGCCGTTGAGCTGCGTGACGGCGACAAGGGCCGTTACCTTGGAAAGGGCGTCCAGAAGGCTGTTGACGCCATCATCGACCAGATCGCTCCGGCCCTGACCGGCTTCGACGCCACGGACCAGCGCAGCATCGACCAGGCCATGCTGGACCTGGACGGCACCCCGAACAAGGGCAAGCTGGGCGCCAACGCCATCCTGGGCGTTTCCCTGGCCGTTGCCAACGCCGCCGCCGCCTCCGCCGACCTGCCGCTGTACAAGTACCTGGGCGGCCCGAACGCCCACGTCCTGCCGGTCCCGCTGATGAACATCCTCAACGGTGGCTCGCACGCCGACTCGGACGTTGACATCCAGGAATTCATGATCGCCCCGATTGGTGCCGAGACCTTCTCCGAAGGCCTGCGCTGGGGCGTTGAGGTCTACCACAACCTCAAGTCCGTGCTCAAGGAAAAGGGCCTGTCCACCGGCCTCGGCGACGAAGGCGGCTTCGCCCCGAACCTGCCGTCCAACCGTGCAGCCCTAGACCTCATCCAGGAAGCCATCAAGAACGCCGGCTACACCCCGGGCAAGGACATCGCCCTGGCCCTGGACGTCGCCTCCTCCGAGTTCTTCAAGGACGGCGCCTACCAGTTCGAAGGCAAGTCGCTGTCCGCCACCGAGATGAGCGCCTACTACGCCGAGCTCGTGGCCGACTACCCGCTGGTCTCCATCGAAGACCCGCTGGACGAGAACGACTGGGAAGGCTGGAAGACCCTCACCGACTCCATCGGCGACAAGGTCCAGCTGGTGGGTGACGACCTGTTCGTGACCAACCCCTCCATCCTGCAGCGCGGCATCGACACCAAGACCGCCAACTCGCTGCTGGTCAAGGTCAACCAGATCGGCTCCCTGACCGAGACGCTCGACGCCGTCAGCCTCGCCCAGCGCGCCGGCTACACCACCATCACCTCGCACCGCTCCGGCGAAACCGAGGACACCACCATCGCCGACATCTCGGTGGCCACCAACGCCGGCCAGATCAAGACCGGCGCCCCGGCCCGCTCCGAGCGTGTGGCCAAGTACAACCAGCTGCTGCGCATCGAAGAGGAACTCGACGACGCCGCACGCTACGCAGGCCGCAGCGCATTCCCGCGTTTCAAGGGCTAG
- a CDS encoding MazG nucleotide pyrophosphohydrolase domain-containing protein yields the protein MGALTHESLVEYLLEEAFEVAETIEAGVSGGTAGEQHFDAELLGELGDVLLQLVLHARLAEERGAFMFDDVARGLTAKMVRRNPHVFRPDGSLQDSFPATVDEIVQKWDAVKRAERPQRTDPFEGIPLALPALARAQKSIDRAARAGVELPAGVPIPGTEEELGELLLAVVRSAHASGFDAERALRGAVRDYQQHVPRQHQQS from the coding sequence ATGGGCGCCCTGACGCATGAGTCGCTCGTGGAGTATCTCCTCGAGGAGGCTTTTGAGGTGGCCGAAACCATTGAGGCAGGAGTTTCCGGCGGAACCGCGGGGGAGCAGCACTTCGACGCCGAACTGCTCGGTGAGCTGGGCGACGTCCTGCTGCAGCTGGTGCTGCATGCCCGCCTCGCCGAGGAACGCGGCGCCTTTATGTTCGACGACGTGGCGCGCGGCCTGACTGCCAAAATGGTCCGGCGCAACCCCCACGTGTTCCGCCCGGACGGCTCCCTGCAGGACAGCTTCCCCGCGACGGTCGATGAGATCGTGCAGAAATGGGATGCCGTGAAACGCGCAGAGCGGCCACAGCGCACGGATCCGTTCGAAGGAATCCCGCTGGCCCTGCCGGCACTGGCGCGGGCGCAGAAGTCCATCGACCGCGCGGCAAGGGCCGGCGTCGAACTGCCTGCCGGGGTTCCCATTCCGGGAACGGAAGAAGAACTCGGCGAGCTGCTGCTCGCCGTCGTACGTTCGGCGCATGCCAGTGGATTCGACGCCGAGCGTGCCCTGCGTGGCGCCGTCCGGGACTACCAGCAGCACGTCCCCCGGCAGCATCAACAAAGTTAA
- a CDS encoding adenosine deaminase, translated as MTEPIVDAAPAIDFDLKSLPKVSLHDHLDGGLRPATIIELAEAVGHTLPSTDPVALGQWFRESADSGSLVRYLETFDHTVAVMQTTEGLFRVAKEFVEDLADDGVVYGEVRWAPEQHLQKGLSLDEAVEAVQDGLEAGVEAVGETGREIQVGQLITAMRHADRGQEIAELAVRHRNKGAVGFDIAGAEDGFLPSRFRDAFTYLAQHNFPATVHAGEAAGLESIQSALVDGRALRLGHGVRIAEDIMVEFDDDEDTEDTIGLVTLGDLSSWVRDRGIALEICPSSNLQTGAIAGFGEGIESHPLDMLYQLGFNVTINTDNRLMSGVTLTDEFELLVETFDYDLDDLLELTLNAAEASFLPLEEKEALVEYINDAYANLG; from the coding sequence GTGACTGAGCCTATTGTTGACGCTGCCCCTGCCATCGATTTTGACCTGAAGAGCCTGCCCAAGGTGTCCCTTCACGACCACCTGGACGGAGGACTCCGTCCGGCAACCATCATCGAACTGGCCGAGGCCGTTGGGCACACGCTTCCATCCACCGACCCTGTGGCGCTGGGCCAGTGGTTCCGTGAGTCCGCTGACTCCGGCTCGCTGGTCCGCTACCTTGAAACCTTTGACCACACGGTTGCAGTGATGCAGACCACCGAAGGCCTGTTCCGGGTTGCCAAGGAATTCGTTGAGGACCTCGCTGATGACGGTGTGGTGTACGGCGAAGTGCGGTGGGCTCCGGAGCAGCACCTGCAGAAGGGACTCAGCCTGGACGAAGCAGTGGAGGCCGTGCAGGATGGCCTGGAGGCCGGCGTCGAGGCAGTGGGGGAGACCGGACGCGAAATCCAGGTGGGCCAGCTCATCACCGCCATGCGCCACGCCGACCGCGGCCAGGAGATCGCCGAACTGGCCGTCCGGCACCGGAACAAGGGCGCGGTGGGTTTTGATATCGCCGGCGCCGAAGACGGCTTCCTGCCCTCCCGCTTCCGGGACGCGTTCACTTACCTGGCCCAGCACAACTTCCCGGCCACGGTGCACGCCGGCGAGGCAGCCGGGCTCGAAAGCATCCAGTCCGCCTTGGTTGACGGCCGCGCGCTGCGGCTGGGCCACGGCGTCCGGATCGCCGAGGACATCATGGTGGAGTTCGACGACGACGAGGACACCGAGGACACCATCGGACTGGTGACCCTGGGCGATCTCTCCAGCTGGGTCCGCGACCGCGGCATCGCCCTGGAAATCTGCCCGTCCTCCAACCTCCAGACAGGCGCCATCGCCGGATTCGGGGAGGGCATCGAAAGCCACCCGCTGGACATGCTGTACCAGTTGGGCTTCAACGTCACCATCAACACCGACAACCGGCTGATGAGCGGCGTGACGCTGACCGACGAGTTCGAACTGCTGGTGGAAACCTTCGACTACGACCTCGACGACCTCCTGGAGCTGACGCTGAACGCCGCCGAGGCATCGTTCCTGCCGCTGGAGGAGAAGGAAGCGCTCGTCGAGTACATCAACGACGCTTACGCAAACCTTGGCTAA
- a CDS encoding DedA family protein has protein sequence MEFINEAVLHAAGQWWIYPVLLVFFFVDGFAMVVPSETLIVALAAFSRHSGEPNLWILGFTALVGAIAGDNMAFMLGRRIGLNRWKWMRRPKVQKAFGWARYELDKRGAVLIFTARYIPWGRVAVNYVAGSTGFSHRRFFLLDAFACITWVGYSIGIGVLASSFPWLHNNPLLSAGIAVVFAVVLGVLLDHLLRLWHKHLARNDAEEVDEWLDGGRSGATKPNPGTAELLAPAAGDAEHAATERLA, from the coding sequence GTGGAGTTTATTAATGAGGCCGTGCTCCATGCGGCGGGCCAGTGGTGGATTTACCCGGTCCTGTTGGTGTTTTTCTTTGTGGACGGCTTCGCCATGGTGGTCCCCAGCGAGACCCTTATCGTGGCCCTGGCGGCGTTCTCGCGGCACAGCGGTGAACCCAACCTGTGGATCCTCGGTTTCACTGCTCTGGTGGGCGCTATCGCCGGCGACAACATGGCCTTTATGCTTGGACGCCGGATTGGCCTGAACCGGTGGAAGTGGATGCGCCGGCCCAAGGTCCAGAAGGCTTTCGGCTGGGCGCGCTACGAGCTGGACAAGCGCGGCGCGGTGCTGATCTTCACTGCCCGTTACATTCCCTGGGGCCGGGTGGCGGTCAACTACGTCGCCGGAAGCACAGGCTTCTCCCACCGCCGCTTCTTCCTGCTGGACGCTTTCGCCTGCATCACCTGGGTGGGGTACTCCATTGGCATCGGCGTGCTGGCCAGTTCCTTCCCGTGGCTGCACAATAACCCGCTGCTCAGTGCCGGCATCGCCGTGGTGTTCGCCGTCGTGCTTGGTGTCCTCCTCGACCACCTGCTCAGGTTGTGGCATAAGCACCTCGCCCGCAACGACGCCGAAGAAGTGGACGAGTGGCTCGACGGCGGCCGCTCCGGTGCCACGAAGCCGAATCCGGGGACCGCGGAGTTGCTTGCTCCAGCGGCCGGGGACGCTGAGCACGCCGCCACAGAGCGGCTGGCATAG
- a CDS encoding DedA family protein, producing MQAINDFILAAAGQPWVLFLVLACCIIDGFFPPIPSESVVVGLSAVAATADVPNPWLLMLVAALGAFSGDNIAYLIGRRVGTRRWGWMRGPRMQSAFRWAGRELRKRPASLILVARFVPIGRVAVNLTAGVTHYPHLRFVGLTVLSASLWAGYSVGIGLFFGQWFEDNHLLGAAIAIVCAVALGVVVDLVINRVRRRAPMMERMKEPEA from the coding sequence ATGCAGGCCATCAATGACTTCATCCTCGCGGCAGCCGGTCAGCCCTGGGTGCTGTTCCTGGTTTTGGCCTGCTGCATCATTGACGGCTTCTTTCCCCCCATCCCCAGCGAATCCGTGGTGGTGGGCCTTTCGGCCGTAGCGGCCACAGCGGATGTTCCCAACCCGTGGCTCCTGATGCTGGTGGCAGCGCTCGGGGCCTTCTCCGGCGACAACATCGCGTACCTGATCGGGCGGAGGGTGGGCACGAGGCGCTGGGGGTGGATGCGGGGCCCCCGGATGCAGAGCGCCTTCCGGTGGGCGGGCAGGGAACTGCGCAAGCGCCCGGCCTCGCTCATCCTCGTGGCACGGTTTGTTCCCATCGGCCGGGTGGCCGTCAACCTCACGGCCGGCGTCACGCACTATCCGCACCTGCGCTTCGTGGGCCTGACCGTCCTTTCGGCGTCCCTCTGGGCAGGCTATTCAGTGGGGATCGGCCTGTTTTTCGGCCAATGGTTCGAGGACAACCACCTGCTGGGCGCCGCCATCGCCATCGTGTGCGCGGTGGCTCTTGGCGTGGTGGTGGACCTTGTGATCAACCGGGTGCGGCGCCGGGCTCCGATGATGGAGCGGATGAAGGAACCAGAAGCGTAG